A DNA window from Paenibacillus sp. HWE-109 contains the following coding sequences:
- a CDS encoding glycosyltransferase family 2 protein — MKPNIKRRSAQSLAVPMNKKRVSPKRSSPRLRKNFTPKRTRTQLYWQNWGSRAGQEDALKFDITKEGYQKKALNNHWMQRSSSELLLSNAPSYEAAARGYVSGYCKAAKLPLPDWVLMPTAKSVGAVVCVMNEERTIVKVLEQLNRLPLDEIIIIVNGSNDHTLEKVKAHSHALIVHYPDPLGHDVGRAIGAKLSHSDILLFLDGDFVVGAEKLLPFIYAIERGHDLALNNISPYLPTFSQWDSVTVMKRFLNVSMKRPDLNANSLTAVPHALSRKAITQMGCAELMVPPKAQVNAILNGLRITAPASINVVSVNRIRKMNKGRNNPVARLIIGDHVEALNFAMKSRGERIVFPDIIRKREFLEGEVACR, encoded by the coding sequence CCCAAACGAACAAGAACTCAATTGTATTGGCAGAACTGGGGGAGTCGGGCGGGTCAGGAAGATGCGCTGAAATTTGATATTACCAAAGAGGGTTACCAGAAGAAAGCTCTGAACAACCATTGGATGCAGAGATCGTCTTCTGAGTTGCTTCTGTCCAATGCCCCAAGCTATGAAGCTGCTGCCAGAGGATACGTCTCCGGTTATTGCAAAGCGGCCAAACTGCCACTTCCGGATTGGGTGTTAATGCCGACAGCCAAGTCCGTCGGAGCTGTTGTTTGTGTCATGAACGAGGAACGAACCATTGTTAAGGTACTTGAGCAGTTGAATCGCTTACCGCTGGATGAAATCATTATTATTGTGAATGGCTCTAATGATCATACTTTGGAGAAAGTTAAGGCCCATTCCCATGCGCTCATTGTGCATTATCCCGATCCACTGGGCCATGACGTCGGCAGAGCCATCGGAGCCAAATTATCGCACTCGGACATTTTGCTCTTCTTGGATGGCGATTTTGTAGTTGGCGCTGAGAAATTGCTTCCTTTTATCTATGCGATAGAACGTGGTCATGATCTTGCTTTGAATAATATATCCCCGTATTTACCGACATTCTCGCAGTGGGATTCTGTGACGGTTATGAAGCGATTCCTGAACGTGTCCATGAAGCGGCCGGACTTGAATGCCAATTCACTAACTGCGGTACCACATGCCTTATCTCGCAAAGCGATTACGCAAATGGGCTGTGCAGAGCTCATGGTACCGCCCAAAGCGCAGGTTAATGCGATCTTGAACGGACTTCGAATAACAGCGCCAGCCAGCATCAATGTCGTATCCGTCAATCGCATTCGCAAGATGAACAAGGGGAGAAATAACCCTGTTGCCCGGTTGATTATCGGCGATCATGTCGAAGCGCTGAACTTTGCCATGAAGTCGAGAGGAGAGCGTATTGTGTTTCCTGATATCATTCGAAAAAGGGAATTCCTCGAGGGGGAAGTAGCATGCAGGTAA
- a CDS encoding ABC transporter permease — protein MKTYLNLRKTWPLHVFLLPSVILLIIFNYIPMVGFMIGFEDFKPWLGVFKSPFVGLKHFKFMFHDPTALQVIWNTLFIAIFKIIAGSIVPFSFALFLNEVRVVLYKRTIQSLIYLPHFINWVILGGILTDMLSTNGLINQFLGWLGFGNIAFLQSGNWFRTTLVTSDVWKEFGFGTIIYLAAMAGINPNMYEAADIDGANNWQKAVHITIPAVIPIAIVIATLSLGNILNAGFDQVFNMYNPLVYPKGDIIDTYVYRVGLQQGSFSLATAVGFFKSIIGFILIATTYKLASKYANYKIF, from the coding sequence ATGAAAACCTATTTGAATCTAAGAAAAACATGGCCGTTGCATGTGTTTCTATTACCATCCGTCATTTTACTAATCATCTTCAATTATATTCCAATGGTTGGGTTTATGATCGGCTTTGAGGATTTCAAGCCTTGGCTGGGGGTTTTCAAGTCTCCATTTGTTGGGTTAAAGCATTTTAAATTTATGTTCCATGATCCTACTGCGTTGCAAGTTATATGGAATACCTTATTTATTGCGATATTTAAAATTATAGCTGGTTCCATTGTTCCTTTTAGTTTTGCCTTATTTCTCAATGAAGTACGGGTTGTTTTATATAAAAGAACAATTCAATCCCTTATTTATTTACCGCACTTTATTAATTGGGTAATTCTTGGCGGTATTTTAACCGATATGTTGTCTACGAATGGCTTGATCAATCAATTTCTTGGATGGTTAGGCTTTGGAAACATCGCTTTCCTGCAAAGCGGGAACTGGTTTCGAACTACGTTAGTCACAAGTGATGTCTGGAAAGAATTTGGTTTTGGAACCATTATCTACTTGGCGGCTATGGCAGGAATCAATCCGAATATGTATGAAGCTGCTGACATTGATGGAGCTAATAATTGGCAAAAAGCGGTTCATATTACGATTCCAGCAGTCATTCCTATCGCTATTGTTATTGCGACATTATCACTGGGGAATATTCTAAATGCGGGGTTTGATCAAGTATTTAACATGTACAATCCATTGGTATATCCCAAAGGAGATATTATTGACACGTATGTTTATCGTGTAGGTCTTCAACAAGGTTCGTTTAGTCTAGCTACTGCAGTAGGATTCTTTAAATCGATCATTGGGTTTATTTTAATTGCCACTACGTATAAACTAGCGTCCAAATATGCGAATTACAAGATATTCTGA
- a CDS encoding polysaccharide lyase family 8 super-sandwich domain-containing protein, whose product MLKSLKQRLGMLVIVSLLFSCFSQIGIRSASASDAYDDLRIKWADTLTGGTGYNTADPDIAQKLVMAAQTSWGSMNKSAGRTYLWSEISDAANATYTTINFTRIKEMAVAYKTYGSSLYGNATLKTDIIGALDWLYTNRYNESMGAETWYTWYDLEIATPLQLNDTVILMYDDLIATPNKITNYMNAVSHYSPDPTMISMHEPGFVNEATGANRIWKSQIVAVQGVIMKSSTKLTAARDALNQVMDYVVSEDGFYKDGSFVQHLLFSYNGGYGANLLPDIANVLYLLNGSQWQSTYVGLPNVFKWVYDAYEPLIYNGFMMDMVRGREISRDATQGRVIGNKVAGGILRLAQIAAPTDAQRMKSMVKYWLQQDPASSFNREATLSILQLVKDVMNDTSIIPRGEISLAKVYAGMDRAISLKPGFGFGVSMSSKRIANYETGINQNYKGWYTGEGMTYLYNNDALQYTDYWPTINKYRLPGTTVDTMVRSDNSGAAYLSPNTWTGGTELLNQYAAVGMDLKAYGSTLKAKKSWFTFDDEIVALGSGINSTDSRVIETTIENRSLNKASIAHGIDTNSAVAAPTGSEPMRIKVNQVTDSSNDGNLPENTLDNNLNTRWTSVGNGQWIQYDLGKVQPVGYVGLNFLSQTARASSFDIQVSSNSTVWTTVYSGSTTVGGSASDIQVFDFPDVNARYVKIVGHGNTSNDYNHITEVQIYAPHPQNLIIPISVVPLKALSTTNNLETIDNDIFTRWSSVGDGNSLKYDLGSNVTVGYAGIGFFIGSIRQYSFDIQTSTNDTTWTTVFSGQSTLTSEIKAYDLIDSTARYVKIIFHGSDIDLSNRLSEIQFYAPNPLGTVLTPVHTSTKYNGDEQLIVNGVTKPAGMGWTENMANVSTVYMEGTGGYYFPQPAAIKGLRESRQGSWAQLSSLGGTAMVNKKYLTLWYDHGINPVDKDYSYVMLPNKTAQQTTAYSNNPDISIIANTSSVQMVKENGLGVTGANFWTPDIAAGIIAYNPSSIMLKDQAGGLDITVSDPTHLQNKITYEITKTGASLIQKDPTITILQLSPTIKFEVNTEAKDGVSHKLSISYNTSDPIPPTSSVTVVDDVYDYTKIFSHSPNLVFSTSNAAKMGGDTSKLSRTKNLHENIVYKAFGSMNMDSFAVDTWFAYNEPIMDFEFYSSPDNVTYTLVAPARTLVPGVGTNYHKVSYDKALPAGTKYLKIVFNDSVNVWTPVFAKAVITSKL is encoded by the coding sequence ATGTTGAAGAGTTTAAAGCAAAGACTAGGTATGCTTGTGATTGTGAGTCTTTTATTCTCCTGTTTTTCACAAATTGGAATTAGAAGTGCAAGCGCGAGCGATGCATATGATGATTTGAGAATAAAATGGGCGGATACCCTAACTGGAGGCACAGGATACAATACGGCTGATCCGGATATCGCCCAAAAACTCGTCATGGCTGCCCAGACAAGTTGGGGCAGTATGAATAAATCTGCAGGCAGAACCTACTTGTGGTCCGAAATAAGCGATGCTGCTAATGCAACTTACACGACTATTAACTTTACTCGAATCAAGGAAATGGCTGTTGCTTACAAAACATATGGATCAAGTCTTTATGGCAATGCAACACTGAAAACGGATATCATTGGTGCGCTCGACTGGCTGTATACCAATCGATATAACGAATCCATGGGGGCTGAGACATGGTATACATGGTACGATTTGGAGATTGCTACACCACTTCAACTTAATGACACCGTTATACTCATGTATGATGATTTGATAGCTACTCCGAATAAAATCACCAATTATATGAATGCGGTTTCACATTATTCGCCTGACCCCACCATGATATCGATGCATGAACCTGGATTCGTTAATGAAGCGACAGGCGCTAATCGCATTTGGAAGTCCCAGATCGTCGCGGTGCAAGGTGTTATTATGAAATCGAGTACTAAACTGACGGCTGCCAGGGATGCATTAAATCAAGTCATGGATTATGTTGTTTCTGAAGACGGGTTTTATAAAGATGGTTCATTCGTTCAGCATTTGTTATTTTCTTACAATGGAGGTTACGGAGCAAACCTTTTGCCGGATATTGCGAATGTCTTGTATTTGTTGAACGGTTCGCAATGGCAATCCACCTATGTGGGCCTGCCTAATGTTTTTAAATGGGTTTATGACGCCTATGAGCCTCTCATCTATAATGGCTTCATGATGGACATGGTTAGGGGCAGAGAAATTTCAAGGGATGCCACGCAAGGCCGGGTTATCGGCAATAAAGTAGCGGGTGGCATTTTGCGTTTGGCCCAGATAGCAGCCCCAACAGATGCTCAGAGAATGAAGTCCATGGTCAAGTATTGGCTTCAACAGGATCCTGCTTCAAGCTTCAATAGGGAGGCAACGTTGAGCATTCTTCAGTTGGTTAAGGATGTGATGAATGACACAAGCATCATCCCAAGAGGAGAGATTTCGTTAGCCAAAGTGTATGCAGGTATGGACAGAGCCATCAGCTTGAAACCAGGATTCGGATTTGGTGTCAGTATGTCCTCCAAGCGAATTGCGAATTATGAAACGGGTATTAATCAAAATTACAAGGGTTGGTATACAGGTGAAGGCATGACTTACTTATATAATAATGATGCTCTCCAATATACCGACTATTGGCCTACGATAAACAAATACCGTTTGCCAGGCACAACCGTAGACACAATGGTTAGATCAGACAATTCTGGTGCAGCCTATTTAAGTCCCAATACATGGACAGGAGGAACAGAACTGCTTAATCAATACGCAGCGGTTGGAATGGACTTGAAAGCCTATGGAAGCACGCTGAAAGCCAAAAAATCCTGGTTCACGTTTGATGATGAAATTGTCGCTTTAGGTAGTGGAATCAACAGTACGGATAGCAGAGTTATCGAAACAACAATTGAGAACAGAAGTCTGAATAAAGCAAGTATAGCTCATGGTATCGATACGAATTCGGCAGTTGCTGCTCCAACAGGAAGCGAACCTATGAGAATAAAGGTAAACCAGGTAACCGACAGCAGCAATGATGGCAATTTGCCGGAGAATACGTTAGATAATAATCTGAATACCAGATGGACATCCGTAGGTAATGGTCAGTGGATTCAATACGATTTAGGCAAAGTGCAGCCTGTGGGGTATGTTGGCCTCAATTTCTTAAGTCAAACCGCCAGAGCCAGCAGCTTCGATATCCAAGTGTCCAGTAATAGTACGGTGTGGACTACGGTATATAGCGGCAGCACCACTGTAGGGGGAAGCGCTTCGGATATTCAAGTGTTTGACTTTCCAGATGTCAATGCGCGATATGTGAAGATTGTGGGACATGGTAATACGTCTAACGATTACAACCACATCACCGAAGTGCAAATTTATGCTCCACATCCTCAAAATTTAATTATTCCCATTTCGGTTGTTCCTTTGAAAGCTTTATCCACAACGAACAATCTCGAAACGATTGATAATGATATCTTTACACGTTGGTCATCTGTAGGCGATGGCAATTCGCTGAAATATGATCTCGGTAGCAATGTGACGGTCGGATACGCAGGAATAGGCTTCTTCATCGGCAGTATCCGCCAATATTCATTTGACATTCAGACCTCAACGAATGATACCACGTGGACAACGGTATTCAGCGGTCAAAGTACATTAACATCTGAAATTAAAGCGTATGATCTTATAGATTCGACTGCCAGATATGTGAAGATCATATTCCACGGGAGCGATATAGATCTAAGCAATCGGCTTTCAGAAATTCAATTCTATGCGCCTAATCCATTGGGGACTGTCTTAACTCCCGTGCATACGTCAACCAAATACAACGGGGACGAACAGCTTATCGTCAACGGAGTTACTAAGCCTGCCGGCATGGGGTGGACGGAGAACATGGCTAATGTTTCTACCGTATATATGGAAGGTACGGGAGGATACTATTTCCCTCAACCTGCTGCTATTAAAGGCCTTAGAGAATCCAGACAAGGCAGCTGGGCGCAGTTGAGTTCATTGGGGGGGACGGCAATGGTAAATAAAAAATACCTCACCCTCTGGTATGATCATGGCATCAATCCCGTTGATAAAGACTATTCTTATGTGATGCTGCCAAACAAGACGGCACAACAAACAACCGCTTATAGTAACAATCCGGATATTTCGATCATTGCTAACACCTCAAGTGTTCAAATGGTCAAAGAAAACGGACTTGGCGTTACAGGGGCTAATTTCTGGACTCCGGATATTGCCGCAGGTATTATTGCCTATAATCCTTCATCCATTATGCTAAAGGATCAAGCTGGTGGACTGGATATTACTGTGTCCGATCCTACACATCTTCAGAACAAGATTACGTATGAGATCACAAAAACAGGAGCTTCCTTGATTCAAAAAGACCCAACCATTACAATTTTGCAATTAAGTCCTACGATAAAATTTGAAGTGAATACAGAGGCAAAGGATGGGGTTTCGCATAAGTTGTCGATTTCATACAATACCTCTGATCCAATCCCACCAACCAGCAGTGTGACTGTAGTGGATGATGTGTATGATTATACAAAAATATTCTCACATTCGCCTAATTTAGTGTTTAGTACTTCAAATGCGGCAAAAATGGGAGGAGATACTTCCAAATTATCAAGAACAAAAAATTTGCATGAAAATATTGTTTATAAGGCCTTTGGGAGTATGAATATGGATTCATTCGCTGTGGATACTTGGTTTGCATACAATGAACCGATTATGGATTTTGAATTCTATTCGTCGCCTGATAATGTTACCTATACCTTAGTTGCTCCTGCCAGGACGCTGGTGCCGGGTGTAGGAACTAATTATCATAAGGTTAGCTATGACAAAGCATTACCCGCAGGCACCAAGTACTTGAAAATCGTATTTAACGACTCGGTAAACGTTTGGACTCCGGTGTTTGCCAAAGCCGTGATTACAAGTAAGTTGTGA
- a CDS encoding ketoacyl-ACP synthase III: protein MTASTPLQARISAIGTYVPSHILSNADLQDMVDTNDEWIVQRTGIRERRLAAADEFTSHLCIAAVQDMLGRYPASLDGIELIIVATHTPDLPSTPVACQIQAHFGLPATGAYDLNATCAGFAYALHTASALVAAGVHRKVLVVGADSLSKITDYTDRSTCILFGDGAGAVVVEREEQHPAFIAHHMGSDGSGGKHVYRTGLSTMWQDIPLTGDGKLVQNGREVYKFAVTTVPQGIEKLLAKSGLTQTAIDWFIPHSANLRIIESICEKSGIPVDKALYSLEYLGNTSAASIPLALDLGIKEGKVKDGDTLLIYGFGGGLTHAGLIVRWG, encoded by the coding sequence ATGACTGCCTCAACTCCCCTGCAAGCCCGCATCTCTGCCATCGGCACTTACGTGCCTTCTCATATTCTAAGCAACGCCGATCTTCAAGACATGGTTGATACGAATGACGAATGGATTGTACAGCGCACAGGCATCCGCGAGCGCAGACTTGCTGCTGCCGATGAATTCACAAGCCATCTATGTATAGCTGCTGTGCAGGATATGCTCGGCAGATATCCCGCTTCGCTCGACGGGATTGAGCTCATCATCGTAGCTACGCATACCCCGGATCTGCCGTCTACCCCGGTTGCCTGCCAGATTCAGGCGCACTTCGGGTTGCCTGCAACGGGGGCTTACGACCTTAATGCCACCTGTGCCGGCTTTGCTTACGCACTGCATACGGCAAGTGCACTGGTCGCTGCCGGCGTGCACCGCAAAGTTCTGGTGGTCGGCGCCGACTCCCTGTCCAAAATAACGGATTATACCGATCGTTCCACTTGCATTCTGTTTGGCGATGGCGCCGGTGCTGTCGTCGTAGAGCGCGAAGAACAACACCCTGCGTTTATAGCGCATCATATGGGATCGGACGGTTCTGGCGGCAAGCATGTGTACCGTACTGGCTTGTCCACGATGTGGCAGGACATCCCGCTGACGGGCGACGGCAAGCTTGTCCAGAATGGCCGCGAAGTCTATAAATTCGCGGTAACAACAGTTCCGCAAGGCATCGAGAAGCTGCTTGCCAAGAGCGGATTGACGCAAACAGCGATCGATTGGTTTATTCCTCACAGCGCTAACTTGCGAATTATTGAATCCATATGCGAGAAAAGCGGAATACCTGTGGATAAAGCTCTCTATAGTCTGGAGTACTTGGGCAACACTTCCGCGGCATCCATTCCGCTAGCTCTAGATTTGGGGATCAAAGAAGGGAAAGTTAAGGACGGGGATACCCTTTTAATTTATGGTTTTGGCGGGGGGCTTACGCACGCAGGATTGATCGTGCGCTGGGGGTAA
- a CDS encoding nucleoside-diphosphate sugar epimerase: MEQRVTTIISHIAASHHEMSRILEAKRSISTQMAGIANDIPDSHPDFEGLSMLQEQALQLTKNITAYLNSLANLEEAIAQQTEIVMKEMKEPEDEE; the protein is encoded by the coding sequence TTGGAACAGCGGGTAACGACGATCATTTCCCATATAGCGGCCTCACACCATGAGATGTCCAGAATTCTGGAAGCAAAGCGAAGTATTTCGACGCAGATGGCCGGCATTGCGAACGATATACCAGATTCGCACCCCGATTTTGAAGGCCTCAGCATGCTGCAGGAACAGGCTTTGCAGTTGACCAAAAATATAACGGCTTACTTGAACAGCCTTGCTAATCTGGAAGAAGCCATTGCTCAGCAGACGGAAATTGTGATGAAAGAAATGAAAGAACCTGAAGATGAGGAATAG
- a CDS encoding extracellular solute-binding protein, with the protein MKRYRRTAAILTGITLCMSIIAGCTGEGNEASVSASPTNSASPVATGITKTPQSNDRTKFDPPVTISAAITLRPSDKLRFGDTPENNPVTRWLSENLGIVTKFRWVVTDTAAFETKVRLAMASGETLPDVLYTGGSLLEELIDSGKIQTIDEAYEKYASPRLKNLYEKNPAVWATAKRNGKVIGLPDVSNGVVGENIMWIRQDWLDKLQMKAPTNIEEFEKLLDAFTNQDPDGNGKKDTFGMAFGANTGYHKPTNNYMTNTEFIFGQDQPYMWLKGPDGQLQYGANRPTVKAGLAKLNQWFSKGYFNPDFGTMDAAKAMADFTSGKAGIAIAAGWAGAWPIGTAVSEAKSKNQTLNVKPYPIPSGITGEVGRQESQPSYGTYVFRKGFDNMEAIFKYYDTMYGCLIEDPKCPFAVGQGEGYDYVMKDGKPDWKTVPDGIVNLSRYLIFPSNGTAPTNVMEGPSIYQRVAAGKLDNVFEQKLAASNDKLAIDGFSVGYLQMDKDVKNGFYGANTPTMKEKWEQLNALEDQAYLQIIYGKQKPDYFDTFLKQWHEQGGTQITKEINESVAKQK; encoded by the coding sequence ATGAAAAGGTATCGCAGAACAGCAGCAATATTAACAGGTATCACCCTTTGCATGAGCATAATTGCCGGGTGTACAGGCGAAGGTAATGAGGCATCGGTAAGTGCCAGTCCGACGAATTCAGCTAGTCCAGTTGCGACAGGCATTACAAAGACTCCGCAATCGAATGACCGTACCAAATTTGATCCTCCGGTTACGATATCCGCCGCTATTACGTTGAGACCTTCAGATAAACTCCGCTTTGGAGATACGCCAGAGAATAATCCGGTCACTCGATGGTTAAGTGAGAACTTGGGAATTGTAACTAAATTTCGATGGGTAGTTACTGATACGGCGGCATTCGAGACGAAGGTACGCTTGGCGATGGCAAGCGGAGAAACGCTGCCGGATGTTCTTTATACAGGGGGAAGCTTGCTTGAGGAATTGATTGATTCCGGTAAAATTCAAACGATTGACGAAGCGTATGAGAAATATGCATCACCCAGATTAAAAAATTTATACGAAAAAAACCCGGCAGTTTGGGCCACAGCTAAAAGAAACGGCAAGGTCATTGGTTTGCCGGATGTTTCAAATGGAGTGGTTGGCGAGAATATCATGTGGATTCGTCAGGATTGGCTGGATAAGCTGCAAATGAAAGCCCCAACCAATATTGAGGAATTTGAAAAATTATTGGATGCGTTTACGAATCAAGATCCGGATGGAAATGGCAAAAAAGATACATTCGGTATGGCATTTGGCGCAAACACAGGCTACCACAAACCAACTAATAATTATATGACCAATACCGAGTTTATTTTCGGACAGGATCAGCCCTATATGTGGCTCAAAGGGCCAGATGGCCAATTGCAATACGGTGCCAACCGTCCAACTGTCAAAGCAGGTCTTGCCAAATTAAATCAATGGTTTAGCAAAGGTTATTTTAATCCTGATTTTGGAACAATGGATGCAGCAAAAGCTATGGCTGATTTCACTTCAGGGAAAGCGGGGATTGCAATTGCCGCAGGTTGGGCAGGCGCTTGGCCAATTGGAACTGCAGTATCGGAAGCGAAGAGCAAGAATCAAACGCTTAATGTCAAACCCTATCCGATCCCTTCCGGAATTACGGGTGAGGTTGGACGGCAGGAATCGCAGCCATCCTACGGTACTTATGTATTTCGTAAGGGATTTGATAATATGGAAGCCATTTTTAAATATTATGACACCATGTATGGCTGCCTGATCGAAGATCCTAAATGTCCATTCGCGGTAGGGCAAGGGGAAGGGTACGATTACGTAATGAAAGATGGAAAGCCGGATTGGAAAACGGTTCCAGATGGAATTGTCAATCTTAGCCGATATTTAATTTTTCCTTCAAATGGAACGGCACCAACGAATGTAATGGAAGGTCCGAGCATCTACCAGCGTGTTGCGGCGGGTAAATTGGATAATGTATTTGAACAAAAATTAGCTGCAAGCAATGACAAATTGGCAATCGATGGTTTTTCCGTGGGTTACCTGCAAATGGACAAGGATGTGAAAAACGGATTCTATGGCGCTAATACCCCAACAATGAAAGAAAAATGGGAGCAGCTGAATGCGTTGGAGGATCAAGCTTACTTACAGATTATTTATGGGAAACAGAAACCGGATTATTTTGATACCTTCCTTAAGCAATGGCATGAGCAAGGTGGCACACAAATTACCAAAGAGATTAATGAATCTGTTGCCAAACAGAAATAA
- a CDS encoding carbohydrate ABC transporter permease — MLKSSFSNRLFHITNNFLLSIIAFLCILPMVHVLAVSLSSDYATTSYLVKFWPVGFNLAAYKTALNSNNFIIAFKVSVLRTGLGTLITMFLTMLAAYSMSKEDRYFKGRTFYAWFFVFTMLFHGGLIPTYLVVQKSGLTNTIWALIIPVAVNVFNVVLMMNFFRGIPKELEEAAMIDGAGHFRVLFRIFLPISLPSIATLSLFTMVFHWNSWFDGMIYMNKADQFPLATFLQALIAGFDYTKIGLNPSDLEELSERSLKSALMFIGIFPILLVYPVLQRYFVKGMTLGSVKE, encoded by the coding sequence ATGCTCAAATCATCGTTTTCAAACAGACTGTTTCATATCACCAATAATTTTTTATTATCAATTATAGCATTTCTATGTATATTGCCGATGGTCCATGTTTTAGCTGTATCTCTAAGTTCGGATTATGCGACGACTTCTTATTTGGTTAAATTTTGGCCGGTTGGATTTAATCTTGCTGCCTATAAGACGGCGTTGAATAGCAACAATTTCATTATTGCATTTAAAGTGAGTGTACTCAGGACAGGATTAGGCACGTTAATCACGATGTTCCTTACGATGCTAGCTGCCTATTCGATGTCGAAAGAGGATCGGTATTTTAAAGGGAGAACGTTTTACGCCTGGTTTTTCGTATTTACCATGTTGTTTCATGGTGGATTAATTCCCACTTATCTAGTCGTCCAAAAGTCAGGGTTGACCAACACGATATGGGCCTTGATCATACCTGTCGCAGTGAACGTCTTCAATGTTGTGCTAATGATGAATTTCTTTCGAGGAATCCCCAAAGAGCTGGAAGAAGCAGCTATGATAGACGGTGCTGGACATTTCCGTGTCTTGTTCAGGATATTTCTCCCAATATCATTGCCTTCTATAGCAACACTATCCTTATTTACCATGGTGTTTCATTGGAACTCTTGGTTCGATGGTATGATCTATATGAACAAAGCCGATCAATTCCCGCTAGCTACATTTCTTCAAGCCTTAATTGCTGGATTTGATTATACCAAGATCGGTCTCAACCCGTCTGATTTGGAGGAACTATCGGAACGCTCGCTTAAATCGGCACTTATGTTCATTGGAATTTTTCCGATCTTGCTCGTTTATCCAGTGCTGCAAAGATATTTTGTGAAAGGAATGACGTTGGGATCTGTCAAAGAATAA
- a CDS encoding restriction endonuclease subunit S has product MNRNDLYLHMLDATAKLQHEIALMLEARVVEAEKSRNWICHHINSSNLEGHENQMKQTGEIHEYVIELIDGLTKMENSLNRHMQALLGQNESGSGNSGGSGGMGNLFSFGEDDK; this is encoded by the coding sequence TTGAACAGAAATGATCTTTATTTGCATATGCTGGATGCTACGGCGAAGCTGCAGCATGAAATCGCCTTAATGTTGGAGGCTAGAGTGGTTGAAGCGGAGAAATCGCGCAATTGGATATGCCACCATATTAATTCTTCCAACTTAGAGGGGCATGAAAATCAAATGAAACAAACCGGAGAAATTCATGAATATGTGATTGAACTTATTGATGGTTTGACGAAGATGGAGAACTCATTAAACCGTCATATGCAAGCACTTCTTGGGCAAAATGAGTCCGGTTCCGGAAATTCTGGCGGCTCGGGCGGCATGGGCAACCTATTTTCATTCGGTGAGGATGACAAGTAA
- a CDS encoding glycosyltransferase family 2 protein, with protein MQVTSIIIPTFNGLNLLQECVASIRRHTSVPYEIIVVDNGSQDGTLEYCHRERLKLVAIPINRGFPVACNYGLHIATGNALMLLNNDTLATPNWLDNMLRALYSSDDVGMVGPMTNYASGKQQIQEPYTNINEMVAKYNTPNPAIWQDTTRLVGISLLFKRELLDQIGFMDERFSPGHFEDDDFCYRTRLAGYRLLIVGDCFIFHHGSASFHKKGYEAVQALLQQNRQKFIDKWGVDPHTFIE; from the coding sequence ATGCAGGTAACGAGTATCATCATTCCGACATTCAATGGTCTAAATTTATTGCAAGAGTGCGTGGCATCCATTCGCAGGCACACTTCCGTGCCTTATGAAATCATCGTTGTGGACAACGGTTCCCAAGATGGCACGTTGGAGTATTGTCATAGAGAACGTCTCAAGCTCGTTGCTATTCCCATTAACCGCGGCTTCCCTGTAGCTTGTAATTATGGTCTTCATATCGCCACAGGCAACGCCTTGATGCTGCTGAACAACGATACATTAGCAACTCCGAACTGGCTGGACAACATGCTGCGTGCCCTTTACAGCAGCGACGATGTAGGTATGGTTGGACCGATGACTAATTATGCGAGCGGCAAACAGCAGATTCAGGAGCCCTATACCAATATCAATGAGATGGTAGCCAAATATAACACGCCGAATCCTGCAATCTGGCAAGATACAACCCGTTTGGTCGGAATTTCCTTGCTTTTTAAAAGGGAGCTGCTGGATCAAATCGGATTCATGGATGAGCGATTTTCGCCAGGACATTTTGAAGATGACGATTTCTGTTATCGCACGCGTTTGGCTGGTTACCGTTTATTAATTGTCGGCGATTGTTTTATTTTCCATCATGGGAGCGCCAGTTTTCATAAGAAAGGCTATGAGGCCGTGCAAGCGCTGCTGCAGCAAAATCGTCAGAAATTTATAGATAAATGGGGCGTTGATCCCCATACCTTTATAGAATAA